From the genome of Halomonas sp. MCCC 1A13316, one region includes:
- a CDS encoding polysaccharide biosynthesis tyrosine autokinase, which produces MVKEIKTGSRPGYDDIDLGRLFGVLLDNKWLIMLVTATFAVAAVIHVQLATPIYRADALVQVEGKTGLSNPLAEVRSILGEEPKAEAELEILRSRMVLGQAVDQERLDIEVIPARLAVVGDYLVRLGIERPGFAERSVWTGEYLNVGELRVDHEWLGQAMRLVASDPGSYRLYHSEELLGEGRVGTTESFDEGRIELRVAELEAGKGAEFTVVRRTRLAAINSLRSRFSVGQRGRDSGVFNMTLLDENPRRAERTLSVIAQIYLTQNVERQSAEAEQSLEFLEEQVPQVRNDLAAAENALNAFRMEHESLDLNLETRSVLERVVELDTQLGELEMEQAELSQRYNSSHPLYAALMEKRNNLERDRERLNERIHGLPETQQQILRMSRDVEVTQQVYVLLLNKIQEMSITKASTVGNVRILDDAVAQPGPVEPRKPVTVVMLTLVGAFLAVAYVIVRSILHRGVESAEQIEDLGLPVYATVPLSDDQQKLIRRVKRHNRRRGRAVTNGVLAQNAPDDTAIEALRGLRTSLHFAMLEANDNRLMITGPSPNIGKSFISINLGAVIAQSGQRVLIVDADMRKGHVHTAFNADSKGGLSEVLSDKAELNDIIRQSPINGLSYVARGKAPPNPAELLMSERFTRLLDALSERFDLVIVDTPPILAVTDAAVIGHHCGTTLLVARFGLNPPREVDVAIRRLETSGVTVKGGILNAIERKAATSYGYGYYHYAYKTTQA; this is translated from the coding sequence ATGGTGAAAGAGATCAAGACGGGCTCGCGCCCAGGCTATGACGATATCGATCTGGGCCGGCTGTTCGGCGTTCTGCTGGACAACAAGTGGCTGATCATGTTGGTAACGGCAACCTTTGCCGTGGCGGCCGTAATTCACGTCCAGCTGGCCACGCCGATCTATCGGGCCGATGCCCTCGTGCAGGTAGAAGGCAAGACCGGGCTCAGCAATCCGCTTGCCGAAGTGCGTTCGATTCTGGGGGAGGAGCCCAAGGCCGAAGCCGAGCTTGAGATCCTGCGTTCCCGCATGGTGCTCGGCCAGGCCGTCGATCAGGAGCGCCTCGACATCGAGGTGATTCCGGCTCGCCTGGCGGTCGTGGGGGATTATCTGGTCAGGCTCGGTATCGAGCGCCCCGGCTTCGCCGAGCGCAGCGTATGGACCGGAGAGTACCTCAATGTGGGTGAGCTGCGTGTCGACCATGAGTGGTTGGGGCAGGCAATGCGCCTGGTGGCTAGTGACCCCGGCAGTTACCGGCTCTATCACAGCGAAGAGTTGCTTGGCGAGGGCCGGGTGGGGACGACGGAAAGCTTCGACGAAGGCCGGATTGAGCTGCGCGTGGCAGAGCTGGAAGCCGGCAAGGGGGCGGAGTTCACCGTGGTGCGCCGCACCCGCCTGGCTGCCATCAACAGCCTGCGCTCACGCTTCAGCGTTGGTCAGCGCGGCCGCGACAGCGGCGTTTTCAACATGACGCTGCTCGACGAGAACCCGCGGCGCGCCGAGCGCACCTTGAGCGTCATCGCCCAGATCTACTTGACCCAGAACGTCGAGCGTCAGAGCGCCGAGGCGGAGCAGAGCCTCGAGTTCCTCGAAGAGCAGGTGCCCCAGGTGCGCAACGACCTGGCGGCAGCCGAGAACGCTCTCAACGCCTTCCGTATGGAGCACGAAAGCTTAGACCTTAACCTCGAGACACGCTCAGTGCTGGAGCGTGTCGTCGAGCTCGACACCCAGCTCGGCGAGTTGGAAATGGAGCAGGCCGAACTGAGCCAGCGCTACAACTCCTCGCATCCGCTCTATGCTGCCTTGATGGAAAAGCGCAACAACCTGGAGCGCGACCGCGAGCGGCTCAACGAGCGCATCCATGGATTGCCCGAGACCCAGCAGCAGATCCTGCGCATGTCGCGAGACGTCGAGGTGACACAGCAGGTCTATGTGCTGCTGCTCAACAAGATTCAGGAGATGAGCATCACCAAGGCCAGTACCGTGGGTAACGTGCGCATACTCGACGATGCCGTTGCCCAACCGGGGCCGGTGGAGCCGCGCAAGCCGGTCACCGTGGTCATGCTGACCCTGGTCGGTGCCTTCCTGGCGGTCGCTTACGTCATCGTGCGCAGCATCCTCCATCGTGGGGTGGAGAGTGCCGAGCAGATCGAGGACCTGGGGTTGCCGGTATATGCCACCGTTCCACTCTCCGACGATCAGCAAAAGTTGATACGGCGGGTCAAGCGCCACAACCGGCGGCGTGGTCGAGCCGTGACCAATGGGGTGCTGGCCCAGAATGCTCCCGACGATACCGCCATCGAGGCGCTACGTGGCCTGCGCACGTCACTCCATTTCGCGATGCTCGAGGCCAACGACAACCGCCTGATGATCACAGGGCCGAGCCCGAACATCGGCAAGAGCTTCATCTCGATCAACCTGGGGGCGGTCATCGCCCAGAGCGGCCAGCGCGTGCTGATCGTGGACGCCGACATGCGCAAGGGGCACGTCCATACCGCGTTCAATGCCGATAGCAAGGGTGGGCTGTCCGAAGTGCTCTCCGACAAGGCCGAGCTCAACGACATCATCCGGCAGTCGCCGATCAATGGGTTGAGTTACGTGGCGCGCGGCAAGGCGCCGCCCAATCCCGCCGAGCTGCTGATGAGCGAGCGCTTCACGCGGCTGCTCGATGCGCTGAGCGAGCGCTTCGACCTGGTGATCGTCGATACTCCGCCGATCCTGGCCGTGACCGATGCGGCGGTAATCGGCCACCACTGCGGCACCACGCTGCTGGTGGCCCGCTTCGGGCTCAATCCGCCGCGCGAAGTCGACGTGGCCATCCGCCGCCTCGAAACCAGTGGTGTCACGGTCAAGGGCGGCATCCTCAACGCCATCGAGCGCAAGGCTGCGACCAGCTATGGCTACGGCTATTACCACTATGCCTACAAGACCACCCAGGCCTGA
- a CDS encoding low molecular weight protein-tyrosine-phosphatase has protein sequence MFQEVLVVCIGNVCRSPVGEALLRQALPGHRISSAGLGALVGYGAEPTAVRLAEADGLDLSAHRARQVNAEMVREADLVLVMSEGQRLAIAEQFPFATGKTMRFGRWLPGEVGNGVDIPDPYRRNEEVFVRVHRQLTEAARLWQARLGSSRG, from the coding sequence ATGTTCCAGGAAGTCCTCGTGGTATGCATCGGTAACGTTTGTCGCAGCCCGGTCGGAGAGGCGCTGCTCAGGCAGGCCTTGCCCGGTCACCGCATCTCGTCGGCCGGCCTGGGAGCGCTGGTCGGTTACGGTGCCGAGCCAACGGCGGTCCGCCTGGCGGAGGCCGACGGGCTCGATCTCTCGGCGCACCGAGCACGCCAGGTGAATGCCGAGATGGTCCGGGAGGCCGATCTGGTGCTGGTCATGAGCGAAGGCCAGCGCCTGGCAATTGCCGAGCAATTCCCCTTCGCCACCGGCAAGACCATGCGCTTCGGGCGCTGGCTACCGGGGGAAGTCGGTAATGGAGTGGACATCCCCGATCCCTATCGCAGGAACGAAGAGGTCTTTGTGCGCGTACATCGTCAGCTTACCGAAGCGGCGCGGCTGTGGCAGGCGCGCCTCGGTAGCTCACGAGGCTGA
- a CDS encoding polysaccharide export protein produces the protein MNQYLLRLRVGRLLFFFGLFALGGCAFAPGGHIDYQADSAPIDDLVDIEPITFGLVRSQRQEYLEAEDIDEASDTMREDVSDYDYYIGRGDVLTVIVYGHPELTIPAGGERSAAESGNTVHSDGTIFYPFIGRIPVEGKTVREVREIVARGLEPYVAMPQVEVQVAQYNSQKVNVTGAVQEPGPLPIRNVPMNVLDAINLSGGLAEHANWHDVLLTRGGEEIRLSLHDMLNNSRLDQNMLMQAGDVLHVPDNSNQKVYVMGEVREPMSLPMGASRLTLTEALAEVGGINEGNANASGIFVIRRASSDSDKLATVYQLDARNATALMLGAEFTLQPTDVVYVTTTPLGRWNRVVRQLLPTVSSLYQTTRTGREFESVGQ, from the coding sequence ATGAATCAATATTTGTTGCGGCTGCGAGTGGGTCGCCTGCTTTTCTTCTTTGGATTGTTCGCCCTGGGGGGGTGCGCCTTCGCCCCGGGAGGGCACATCGATTACCAGGCGGACTCCGCTCCAATCGACGACCTCGTCGATATCGAACCCATCACCTTCGGCTTGGTGCGCAGTCAGCGCCAGGAGTATCTGGAAGCAGAGGACATAGACGAGGCCAGTGACACCATGCGCGAAGATGTCAGTGACTACGACTACTACATCGGTAGGGGGGATGTGCTGACCGTCATCGTCTATGGCCATCCGGAGCTGACGATCCCTGCGGGCGGCGAGCGTAGTGCTGCGGAGTCGGGCAATACCGTGCATAGCGATGGCACCATTTTCTACCCCTTCATCGGTCGCATACCCGTGGAAGGGAAAACGGTGCGCGAGGTGCGCGAAATCGTCGCCCGCGGCCTGGAGCCCTACGTAGCGATGCCGCAGGTCGAAGTTCAGGTCGCCCAGTACAACTCGCAGAAGGTGAACGTCACCGGTGCAGTGCAGGAGCCCGGTCCGCTGCCGATTCGCAATGTGCCGATGAATGTGCTCGATGCCATCAACCTGTCCGGCGGCCTGGCGGAGCACGCCAACTGGCATGACGTACTGCTGACGCGGGGGGGCGAGGAAATCCGTTTGTCCCTGCACGACATGCTCAACAATAGCCGTCTCGACCAGAACATGCTGATGCAGGCTGGCGACGTTCTACACGTGCCCGACAACAGCAACCAGAAGGTCTACGTCATGGGCGAAGTGCGCGAGCCCATGAGCCTGCCGATGGGGGCGAGCCGGCTTACCCTGACCGAAGCGCTTGCCGAGGTCGGCGGGATCAATGAAGGCAATGCCAACGCGTCGGGAATTTTCGTCATTCGCCGGGCATCGTCGGACAGCGACAAGCTCGCCACGGTCTATCAACTCGATGCTCGCAACGCCACTGCGCTGATGCTGGGGGCCGAGTTCACTCTGCAACCGACCGATGTGGTGTACGTGACGACCACGCCGCTGGGGCGCTGGAATCGTGTGGTACGTCAGCTCTTACCCACGGTCAGCAGTCTTTACCAGACTACGCGCACCGGGCGTGAGTTCGAGAGTGTCGGCCAGTAG
- a CDS encoding YjbF family lipoprotein encodes MVRDRRRSTKRVPTQGRRKAVLLRLLLLGGLAAGLTACTQGGQLTPMGATLMGGRHGEDLAVQAEALPYATLIADTRGNQALLVMAHRTGEQGRDTYWQAGDRATLQLRDGVPASTAGFEELLLGRWHSAKASAGHYRVHAHWRDANGQEWQDVAMARLTCEPAQPVDLPLTRLTLERCTERLDWKNSNTHSRGEYWREPGSLRIWGGDMALWPDGPRLRWQVARPWWSDAEDTGRDAGQTNLPDGTPSS; translated from the coding sequence ATGGTCCGCGACAGACGGCGCAGCACGAAGCGTGTGCCGACCCAGGGCCGCCGCAAGGCGGTCCTGCTTCGCTTGTTACTGTTGGGCGGCCTCGCCGCGGGCCTGACGGCTTGCACCCAAGGTGGTCAGCTGACTCCCATGGGCGCCACTTTGATGGGTGGGCGTCACGGTGAGGACCTGGCGGTACAGGCGGAGGCCTTGCCTTACGCCACGCTGATTGCAGACACCCGGGGAAACCAGGCACTGCTGGTCATGGCGCATCGCACGGGGGAACAGGGCCGCGATACCTACTGGCAGGCAGGCGATCGAGCCACGCTTCAACTGCGAGATGGGGTTCCTGCTAGCACGGCCGGCTTCGAAGAACTCCTGTTGGGGCGCTGGCACTCGGCCAAGGCAAGCGCGGGGCACTACCGAGTGCATGCTCACTGGCGCGACGCCAACGGTCAGGAATGGCAGGACGTGGCAATGGCGAGACTCACCTGTGAGCCGGCTCAGCCAGTCGACCTCCCATTGACCCGATTGACCTTGGAGCGCTGCACCGAACGACTCGACTGGAAAAACAGTAATACGCATAGCCGTGGGGAGTACTGGCGCGAGCCGGGCAGCCTGCGGATCTGGGGGGGTGACATGGCGCTCTGGCCGGATGGTCCACGCCTGCGCTGGCAGGTGGCGAGACCTTGGTGGAGCGATGCCGAGGACACCGGGCGTGACGCCGGGCAGACGAACCTGCCTGACGGCACGCCATCGTCGTGA
- a CDS encoding capsule biosynthesis GfcC family protein: protein MTRRLPPLTGRWHAVCLGALLTLPLDGQADARRLSDLWLEQQTIPEPPAYSYYLLERQQERQQRQARRLQEELETLIDRYALAGRTGMARGLEEWQATIAEQQAIKGRTAARADLAALLASPRHDPLLTSLAEVGHCDVPEWVELWHLGGVTRHRWAPGMSLRDVLRMQPSSRWSSADEAWVITPQSPPRRIGIAAWNAGDAPLVAGSRVAIVLPEPVQEADWVNRALSDFLATRLPGDTCHAVAIPEAAGQTDSGGADA from the coding sequence ATGACCCGACGTCTCCCCCCCCTTACCGGGCGCTGGCACGCCGTCTGCCTGGGTGCACTGCTGACCCTGCCCCTTGACGGCCAAGCCGACGCCCGCCGGCTCTCGGACTTATGGCTCGAACAGCAGACGATACCCGAGCCGCCCGCTTACAGTTACTACCTGCTCGAGCGTCAGCAAGAGCGCCAGCAGCGCCAAGCCAGGCGCCTGCAGGAAGAGCTGGAGACCTTGATCGACCGCTATGCTCTGGCCGGACGCACCGGCATGGCCCGAGGCCTGGAAGAATGGCAGGCCACCATCGCCGAGCAACAAGCGATAAAGGGACGCACGGCGGCCAGGGCCGACCTTGCCGCCCTGCTCGCCTCACCACGGCACGACCCGCTGCTGACCTCACTGGCCGAAGTCGGCCATTGTGACGTGCCCGAATGGGTAGAGCTTTGGCATCTTGGTGGCGTGACACGGCATCGCTGGGCTCCAGGTATGAGTCTGCGCGACGTGCTGCGCATGCAACCGAGCTCCCGCTGGTCCAGTGCCGACGAGGCGTGGGTGATCACACCCCAAAGCCCTCCACGTCGGATCGGCATTGCCGCCTGGAATGCCGGCGATGCCCCCTTGGTCGCCGGTAGTCGCGTCGCCATCGTCCTTCCTGAACCGGTCCAGGAGGCCGACTGGGTCAATCGTGCCCTGTCCGACTTTCTGGCGACCCGCCTTCCTGGCGATACCTGTCATGCCGTCGCCATACCGGAAGCTGCCGGTCAAACCGATTCAGGAGGGGCTGACGCATGA
- a CDS encoding YjbH domain-containing protein, translating into MKRSESWSPRLAPLTFAIAAAIAAPALAEPMQPRLGGGQSDFGGVGLMQTPTARMAPLGGFAFSLSRTAPYRRYGVFFQPTEWLEAGFRYVEVENRRYLAATDDRNNLDKGIDFKVRLREEERYWPQIAVGARDIGGTGLFSGEYLVASKRWHSLDFSLGIGWGYLGNQEDFPNPLAQLDERFERRSGFSSGGSGGDFNLGSLFSGRSALFGGIEYQTPWNPLVLQLEMEGNNYQHEPQRNDQEQSSRFNLGARLRVSDSVELKAGWQRGDTAMLGISLATNLASVSQAKRDPLPVDLAPAPAEHTSDWTGLSRELGNNAGIGVYRIRQDGSSVIVEGEPTRYRSLAESELRAARLLHNNLDSEVETFRFRWHERGMALRESVHDREALVDAASSSDETVTYRHGLYSHATLDPERGEVLHESPPRGFFYSLEPQLEQNFGGPDGYLYRLSANLDSEYRLGDNHWVSGALTYTLDDNLSEYRYLGPSELPRVRTHIGDYLAETDIGISNLQYTHTAQLGNDWYAMGYGGLLETMFAGAGAELLYRPFNSDVALGLDVNWVKQRDFDQRFEMRDYSTWTGHLTGYWQTDYEDVLAKASVGRYLAGDLGVTFDVSREFDSGIRLGGWATFTNAGDAFGEGSFDKGIYLSLPLDAFFVHSTRQRAQLAWSPLTRDGGARLARRERLYDLTEERSMGRYWEEQAELMR; encoded by the coding sequence ATGAAGCGATCCGAATCATGGTCGCCGCGCCTCGCCCCATTGACCTTCGCCATCGCTGCAGCCATCGCCGCACCGGCGCTGGCCGAACCGATGCAACCACGCCTCGGCGGCGGCCAGAGCGATTTCGGTGGCGTGGGATTGATGCAGACCCCCACTGCCCGCATGGCGCCTCTTGGCGGCTTCGCCTTTTCGCTGTCGCGTACCGCACCCTACCGGCGTTATGGAGTTTTCTTCCAGCCCACCGAATGGCTGGAAGCCGGTTTCCGTTATGTCGAAGTGGAAAACCGGCGCTATCTGGCCGCCACGGACGACCGCAACAATCTGGACAAGGGTATCGACTTCAAGGTGAGGCTCCGTGAAGAGGAGCGCTACTGGCCACAAATCGCCGTCGGCGCCCGCGACATCGGCGGCACCGGCCTGTTCTCCGGTGAATACCTGGTCGCCAGCAAGCGCTGGCACAGTCTCGATTTCTCACTGGGAATCGGCTGGGGCTACCTGGGCAATCAGGAAGACTTTCCCAACCCACTGGCCCAACTCGACGAGCGCTTCGAGCGACGCTCCGGGTTCAGCTCGGGCGGATCCGGGGGTGACTTCAACCTGGGTAGCCTGTTCAGCGGTCGCAGCGCCCTGTTTGGCGGAATCGAGTACCAGACACCCTGGAACCCTCTGGTGCTGCAGTTGGAGATGGAAGGCAACAACTATCAGCACGAACCGCAACGCAACGATCAGGAGCAGAGTTCACGCTTCAATCTCGGTGCTCGGCTGCGTGTGTCCGATAGCGTCGAACTCAAGGCCGGTTGGCAGCGTGGAGATACCGCCATGCTCGGGATCTCATTAGCGACCAATCTCGCCAGCGTCTCCCAGGCCAAGCGCGACCCACTCCCCGTCGATCTGGCGCCGGCCCCCGCCGAGCACACCAGTGACTGGACCGGGCTCAGTCGCGAGCTAGGCAACAACGCCGGCATCGGCGTCTATCGCATCCGCCAGGACGGCTCGAGCGTCATCGTCGAGGGTGAGCCGACACGTTATCGCTCACTCGCCGAAAGCGAGCTGCGGGCCGCACGCCTGCTGCACAACAATCTCGACAGCGAAGTGGAGACCTTCCGCTTCCGTTGGCACGAGCGCGGCATGGCCCTGCGCGAGAGCGTGCACGATCGCGAGGCGCTGGTCGACGCCGCCTCGTCCAGCGATGAAACCGTCACCTATCGTCACGGGCTCTACTCCCATGCCACGCTGGATCCGGAGCGTGGCGAAGTACTGCACGAATCTCCCCCGCGCGGGTTCTTCTACAGCCTCGAGCCGCAGCTCGAGCAGAACTTCGGCGGCCCCGACGGCTACCTCTACCGGCTGTCCGCCAACCTCGACAGCGAATACCGGCTGGGTGACAACCACTGGGTCTCGGGCGCGCTTACCTATACGCTGGACGACAACTTATCCGAGTACCGCTACCTCGGCCCTTCGGAACTACCCCGCGTACGTACCCATATCGGCGATTATCTGGCCGAGACCGATATCGGCATCAGCAACCTGCAGTACACCCACACCGCCCAGCTCGGCAACGACTGGTACGCAATGGGCTATGGCGGCCTGCTCGAGACCATGTTTGCCGGGGCGGGCGCAGAACTGCTCTACCGCCCCTTCAACAGCGACGTGGCACTCGGACTCGACGTCAACTGGGTCAAGCAGCGAGACTTCGATCAGCGTTTCGAGATGCGTGATTACAGTACCTGGACGGGCCATCTGACGGGCTACTGGCAGACCGACTACGAGGACGTACTGGCCAAGGCCAGCGTGGGCCGCTACCTGGCCGGCGACCTCGGCGTCACCTTCGATGTGTCACGCGAATTCGACTCGGGCATACGCCTGGGCGGCTGGGCCACCTTCACCAATGCCGGCGATGCCTTCGGTGAAGGTAGTTTCGATAAAGGCATCTACCTCTCTCTGCCGCTGGACGCCTTCTTCGTGCACTCTACCCGGCAGCGTGCCCAGCTCGCCTGGAGCCCCCTGACGCGCGACGGCGGTGCTCGCCTTGCACGACGAGAAAGGCTCTACGATCTCACCGAGGAGCGCAGCATGGGTCGCTATTGGGAGGAGCAAGCCGAGCTGATGCGTTGA
- the gcvT gene encoding glycine cleavage system aminomethyltransferase GcvT produces MNQLKHTPLHGLHLELGGKMVPFASYEMPVQFPLGVKKEHEHTRAACGLFDVSHMGQILLHGPRPAEALETLVCADIVGLPEGMQRYTLFTGQEGGILDDLMVANPGDGTLYLVVNAACKDQDVALLETGLVDNDHRVEVLERGLLALQGPKAAEVMRRHCPEACEMVFMQHGRFEIDGTPVWISRSGYTGEDGFEISVAADEAEALARRLLAEEEVEPIGLGARDSLRLEAGLCLYGHDIDTETTPVEAGLIWAIGKARRHGGERSAGFPGADLILHQVDAKDHRRKRVGLLGEGRAPVREGAELYSEQGQHIGKVTSGGFGPSVGQPVAMGYVDIDHAAVGTTVHAEVRGKRLPMVVSKMPFVAPGYHRG; encoded by the coding sequence ATGAACCAACTCAAGCACACCCCGCTGCACGGCCTGCATCTGGAACTGGGCGGGAAGATGGTTCCCTTTGCCAGCTACGAGATGCCGGTGCAGTTTCCGCTCGGCGTAAAGAAGGAGCACGAGCACACCCGCGCAGCCTGCGGCCTGTTCGATGTCTCCCATATGGGCCAGATCCTGCTGCATGGCCCGCGCCCCGCCGAGGCGCTGGAGACTCTGGTGTGCGCCGATATCGTCGGCCTGCCCGAGGGCATGCAGCGTTATACGCTGTTTACCGGCCAGGAGGGCGGTATTCTCGATGATCTCATGGTGGCCAATCCTGGTGACGGGACGCTCTACCTGGTGGTCAACGCTGCATGCAAGGATCAGGACGTGGCGCTGCTCGAGACAGGGCTCGTCGATAATGATCATCGAGTCGAGGTGCTGGAGCGTGGCTTGCTGGCCCTGCAGGGGCCCAAGGCGGCGGAGGTCATGCGCCGGCACTGCCCCGAGGCGTGCGAGATGGTCTTCATGCAGCATGGACGTTTCGAAATTGATGGCACGCCCGTATGGATCAGCCGCAGCGGCTATACCGGTGAGGATGGTTTCGAGATCTCGGTGGCGGCCGACGAGGCGGAGGCACTGGCCCGCCGCCTGCTGGCCGAGGAAGAGGTCGAGCCCATCGGCCTGGGGGCGCGGGATTCTCTGCGCCTCGAGGCCGGGCTGTGTCTCTACGGCCACGATATCGATACCGAGACCACGCCGGTGGAAGCGGGACTGATCTGGGCCATCGGCAAGGCGCGCCGTCACGGCGGAGAGCGTTCGGCCGGATTTCCGGGCGCTGATTTGATCCTGCACCAGGTCGATGCCAAGGACCATCGTCGCAAGCGCGTCGGCCTGCTGGGAGAGGGGCGTGCGCCGGTGCGCGAGGGTGCCGAACTCTACAGCGAGCAAGGTCAGCACATCGGCAAGGTTACGTCCGGGGGCTTCGGGCCCAGCGTGGGCCAGCCAGTGGCGATGGGCTATGTCGATATCGACCATGCCGCGGTCGGGACGACCGTCCATGCCGAGGTGCGTGGCAAGCGTTTGCCCATGGTAGTGAGCAAGATGCCCTTCGTGGCGCCGGGATATCATCGCGGCTAA
- a CDS encoding alanine/glycine:cation symporter family protein, giving the protein METLTAIFSAINGVVWGPLMLILLLGVGLYLQLGLKLMPIRKLGTGFKLMWQGRDAKPAPGEAKKPEDEGEISPFNALMTALSATIGTGNIAGVATAIALGGPGAVFWMWITALVGMATKFSEAVLAVRFRETDSTGYHVGGPMFYIKNGLGRKWLWLGGAFAFFGAVAAFGIGNTVQSNSVADALDSTFGIAPWMTGVVIMVLAGAVILGGIKRIAKVAGKLVPIMGIAYVVAGLAVLVVNAGQIGEAFSLIFYYAFNPVAAAGGFAGAAVMAAIRFGVARGIFSNEAGLGSAPIAHAAAKTRNPVRQGLIAMLGTFIDTIIVCTITALVILTSTVWIQGEEGASLTALSFDAALPGWGNQIVSLALAVFAFTTILGWSFYGEKCFQFLFGTRSIMLYRVLFVLAIPLGAMAQLGFIWLMADTFNALMAIPNLIALALLSPVVFKVTRAYFSGEEVLPGEDLDHDKS; this is encoded by the coding sequence GTGGAAACATTGACAGCAATATTCAGCGCCATCAACGGCGTGGTCTGGGGGCCGTTGATGCTCATCCTGCTGTTAGGGGTGGGGCTCTACTTGCAGCTCGGCTTGAAGCTGATGCCCATCCGCAAGCTGGGCACCGGCTTCAAGCTGATGTGGCAGGGGCGCGATGCCAAGCCGGCACCCGGCGAGGCGAAGAAACCCGAAGACGAAGGTGAAATCTCGCCCTTCAACGCCCTGATGACTGCACTTTCGGCCACCATCGGGACCGGTAACATCGCCGGCGTGGCAACGGCCATCGCCCTGGGCGGCCCAGGTGCGGTGTTCTGGATGTGGATCACGGCACTCGTCGGCATGGCGACGAAATTCTCCGAGGCGGTACTGGCGGTGCGTTTCAGGGAAACCGACAGCACCGGGTATCACGTCGGCGGGCCGATGTTCTACATCAAGAATGGCCTGGGCAGGAAGTGGCTGTGGCTGGGCGGCGCCTTCGCCTTCTTCGGTGCCGTGGCCGCCTTCGGTATCGGCAACACCGTACAGTCGAACTCGGTAGCCGATGCCCTCGATTCTACCTTCGGCATTGCCCCTTGGATGACGGGTGTGGTGATCATGGTCCTGGCGGGCGCCGTAATCCTGGGCGGTATCAAGCGCATCGCCAAGGTGGCCGGCAAGCTGGTGCCGATCATGGGTATCGCCTACGTAGTGGCGGGTCTGGCGGTGTTGGTCGTCAACGCAGGACAGATCGGTGAGGCTTTCAGTCTGATCTTCTACTATGCCTTCAATCCCGTGGCGGCGGCAGGCGGCTTCGCCGGGGCAGCCGTAATGGCGGCGATACGCTTCGGCGTGGCGCGCGGAATCTTTTCCAACGAGGCGGGCCTGGGCAGTGCGCCCATTGCCCATGCCGCCGCCAAGACACGCAACCCGGTGCGCCAGGGCCTGATCGCCATGCTCGGTACATTCATCGATACCATCATCGTCTGTACCATCACCGCGCTGGTCATCCTGACTTCCACGGTGTGGATCCAGGGTGAAGAGGGCGCCTCGCTGACCGCGCTCTCCTTCGATGCGGCGTTGCCTGGCTGGGGCAACCAGATTGTATCGCTGGCGCTGGCAGTGTTCGCCTTCACCACCATCCTGGGCTGGTCGTTCTATGGCGAGAAGTGCTTCCAGTTCCTGTTCGGTACGCGCTCGATCATGCTCTACAGGGTGCTGTTCGTGCTGGCGATTCCGCTGGGCGCCATGGCCCAACTCGGCTTCATCTGGCTCATGGCCGATACCTTCAACGCCCTGATGGCCATTCCCAACCTGATTGCGCTGGCACTGCTTTCACCCGTGGTTTTCAAGGTGACGCGCGCCTACTTCAGCGGCGAGGAAGTACTGCCGGGAGAGGATCTGGACCACGACAAGTCCTGA
- the gcvH gene encoding glycine cleavage system protein GcvH — MSSIPANLRYNDSHEWVLDNGDGTVTIGITDHAQEALGDVVFVELPEVGRTLEKGEEFGVIESVKAASDLYAPLAGEIVEVNEALEDAPETINEAPYEGGWIMKVRVEDAAAVEALLNAEAYQAVVDSDS, encoded by the coding sequence ATGAGCTCGATCCCTGCCAACCTGCGCTACAACGACAGCCACGAGTGGGTACTGGACAATGGCGATGGCACCGTCACCATCGGCATCACCGATCATGCTCAGGAAGCGCTTGGAGACGTCGTATTCGTCGAGCTTCCCGAGGTGGGACGCACCCTGGAGAAGGGCGAGGAGTTCGGTGTGATCGAATCGGTCAAGGCCGCCTCCGATCTTTACGCGCCGCTGGCCGGCGAAATCGTCGAGGTCAACGAGGCCCTCGAGGATGCGCCCGAAACCATCAACGAAGCGCCCTACGAGGGTGGCTGGATCATGAAGGTTCGCGTCGAGGATGCGGCCGCCGTGGAAGCCCTGCTGAATGCCGAGGCGTACCAGGCCGTAGTAGACAGCGACTCCTGA